Proteins from a single region of Ziziphus jujuba cultivar Dongzao chromosome 1, ASM3175591v1:
- the LOC107422223 gene encoding protein PAL OF QUIRKY, translating into MTSYHQYELESGTTDSVASSPRSDHPSYDLNTRARFMCSFGGKILPRPHDNQLRYVGGDTRIVAVQRNSTFSALLNKLSKLSGISNISVKYQLPNEELDALISVTTDEDVDNMMDEYDRVALNQNPKSARLRLFLFNKDEDISRTSSISSLLHGSANREHWFLDAINGSSASGLERGRSEASSIVSEVPDYLFGLDNSEDPQPRGEPKLKNRLALNDNVSVSDPGSPAPVVSSPFCSTSSSVPSVPSIPNLPPVKTKPENSAPVLESKESQFHGYTETVEPPQSLPTGYPGNPAWQYVSDPHYSGQSVQPVPVYYVPGPVPPGNVSVQPFQVRAPYVQQHYQAVPGQIPVGYHHPSPGVGQVYSGGVRPISSLDPYDVSARVVPDGATQQVLYGARNAGMVSAYPGMVVSTGEELHGSGSDVKTGWVYHERTG; encoded by the exons ATGACTTCGTATCACCAGTACGAGCTGGAATCCGGCACCACAGATTCGGTGGCATCGTCCCCTCGCTCCGATCACCCGTCGTATGATCTGAATACACGTGCAAGGTTCATGTGCAGCTTCGGCGGCAAGATCTTACCCCGTCCGCACGATAATCAACTGCGTTATGTTGGAGGTGATACTCGCATAGTGGCGGTGCAGAGGAACTCCACCTTCTCCGCCCTTCTCAACAAGCTCTCTAAACTCTCAG gcATCAGTAACATAAGCGTTAAATACCAGCTACCCAATGAAGAACTCGATGCTTTGATCTCGGTTACCACTGACGAAGATGTCGACAACATGATGGATGAGTACGACCGCGTGGCACTGAATCAAAACCCCAAATCAGCTCGTCTCCGTCTCTTTCTCTTCAATAAAGACGAGGATATCTCAAGGACCAGCAGTATCAGCTCGCTCCTTCATGGCTCAGCCAATCGTGAGCACTGGTTCCTTGACGCTATCAATGGCAGCTCGGCTTCGGGGCTCGAGCGTGGCCGCTCCGAAGCTTCTTCTATTGTTTCCGAAGTGCCCGATTATCTATTCGGGTTAGATAATTCCGAGGACCCTCAGCCTCGCGGCGAGCCCAAATTGAAGAACCGCCTGGCTTTGAACGACAATGTCTCTGTTTCGGATCCGGGTTCTCCTGCCCCGGTTGTCTCGTCGCCGTTTTGCTCCACCTCTTCATCCGTACCTTCTGTTCCATCGATCCCAAATCTTCCACCCGTAAAGACCAAACCCGAAAACTCAGCTCCGGTTCTAGAATCAAAGGAGAGCCAATTTCACGGTTATACAGAGACAGTTGAACCGCCTCAATCGCTGCCAACCGGGTACCCGGGCAATCCGGCATGGCAATACGTCTCGGATCCTCATTATTCGGGTCAATCCGTACAGCCAGTGCCAGTTTACTATGTTCCGGGTCCTGTACCACCCGGTAATGTTTCTGTCCAACCGTTTCAAGTACGGGCTCCGTATGTCCAGCAGCACTACCAAGCAGTACCGGGTCAGATTCCAGTCGGATACCACCATCCGAGTCCGGGTGTGGGTCAGGTGTACAGTGGAGGGGTGAGGCCGATATCCTCGTTGGATCCATATGATGTATCAGCTAGGGTAGTTCCTGATGGAGCGACCCAGCAGGTCCTTTATGGTGCAAGAAACGCTGGCATGGTTTCTGCTTATCCGGGTATGGTAGTGTCAACGGGTGAGGAATTGCATGGGTCTGGGTCCGATGTAAAAACGGGTTGGGTCTACCATGAAAGAACTGGATAG